One region of Skermanella mucosa genomic DNA includes:
- a CDS encoding PAS domain-containing protein, which translates to MIDRDMRGVTAMLETLALMPSLQQEDFATFHQLASRITERHGIVILLTDRTERQRLNTRVPWNTPLPSFFDDDVARSVLETRMPRVSDLVIGPVSGTEVVGIVVPVFRAGEVAYFLTASLPLKRIEDILTQARIGDGLTATVTDRKGNVLSRVPAREGPDLDGQNLDGPNRENAGGAGPPGRIASEGVTTAAGPGGADLVSGYSRSDLTGWVATVDLPDQAVDAAVMAEIWSSVLLGSVLLALSGLLAYGLGLRMSRAAQRLTLAGRALRGGEAVPRIRTGWREANEIGLALTTAFQKLDERSMALRAAESQYRILELGSPVGIFRTDPEGRCTGVNERWCEMAGARPEQALGNGWTDFLHPEDYDRVFSEWRRSALENRPFRLEYRFRTPSGKTTWVLGESLVERNDTGEITGFVGTTTDITANKLLERQLIDAEEQLARAMAAGRMFAFDWDIGTDEVRRSEGCAAILGLEGNATADTGRNFFATVHPEDRAEFAAAVARLEPASPNYTVSYRYQRPDGAVAWLEESAAAVFDRDGRKVRLTGITADVTARKQVEAALRESEERLRFALDAAAVGIWQMDVTDTRMAWNDIQYRLFGIDPATPAPSLNAFGALIDPKDRATLLDRIDQAVRTGRGFELDFRVRRPPDPLRQGEEVRWLSIRCGVQRNAAGKPERIIGVNWDVTERKTAEAILRDSNAALEARVAERTRALTDAARELTAEIRRREETQAALLQSQKLEALGQLVSGVSHDFNNILAVIQSSYSLLRRRIDVPEQVRILDLGEQAVVRATGLIHHLLAFARREETQPALVDLAAILRESEDMICHTAGSGVRCAFDLQDDLWPVIVDPSRLNAVLLNLAANARDAMPNGGELEISARNLPADERTGSREGILISVKDSGVGMTPEVVARASEPFFTTKPRGRGTGLGLASAHALTTQSGGKLRILSAIGTGTTIELHLPRAQISAHKDEQLPDAGAAPPEGATILLVDDDDSLRALTAHLLRDLGYAVIEARSAETAIALAHLTDPLDLVVTDIMMPGDSGPVLGTRLRLDRPNLPVLFISGDREDTVPDGERLLRKPFSKAQLAEAVLERLGRLPPALQAEPAAADKLRNRLRSPRLRDAYDRWKKARATDGGLPGPDLFPPDDGSVADNGFLVEVIGSGRTGEFRYLRIGDELARRLGRPLVGELVDDGGEELGSAGASYRRCIESESPSYEYARYALADAAPLLFERLLLPLSSDGTLVTHILGIACFTDLTGPDAQQRSRP; encoded by the coding sequence ATGATCGATCGCGACATGCGCGGCGTAACGGCGATGCTGGAGACCCTGGCCCTGATGCCCTCGCTCCAGCAGGAGGATTTCGCGACCTTCCACCAGCTGGCGAGCCGGATCACCGAGCGCCACGGTATCGTCATCCTCCTGACCGACCGGACCGAGCGGCAGCGGCTCAACACGCGGGTCCCCTGGAACACGCCGCTGCCTTCCTTCTTCGACGACGATGTCGCGCGGTCCGTTCTCGAAACCAGGATGCCCCGCGTATCGGACCTGGTGATCGGGCCGGTCTCGGGGACCGAGGTCGTCGGCATCGTCGTCCCGGTTTTTCGAGCCGGAGAGGTCGCCTATTTCCTGACCGCCAGCCTTCCGTTGAAGCGCATCGAGGACATCCTGACCCAGGCCCGAATCGGCGACGGCCTGACCGCCACCGTCACCGACCGCAAAGGCAACGTCCTGAGCCGCGTGCCGGCCCGGGAGGGTCCGGATCTGGACGGCCAGAACCTGGATGGCCCGAATCGGGAGAACGCCGGGGGGGCCGGCCCCCCCGGAAGGATCGCAAGCGAGGGCGTGACGACCGCGGCCGGACCGGGAGGCGCCGATCTCGTCTCGGGCTACAGCAGGTCCGACCTGACCGGATGGGTCGCCACGGTCGACCTGCCCGACCAGGCCGTCGACGCCGCGGTCATGGCCGAAATCTGGTCTTCCGTTCTGCTCGGCAGCGTCCTGCTCGCCCTGTCCGGGCTCCTGGCCTATGGCCTGGGCCTCCGCATGTCGCGGGCGGCGCAACGGCTGACCTTGGCGGGCAGGGCGTTGCGGGGCGGCGAAGCCGTCCCCCGGATCCGCACCGGCTGGCGGGAAGCCAACGAGATCGGCCTGGCTCTCACCACCGCCTTCCAGAAATTGGACGAGAGGTCCATGGCGCTGCGCGCGGCCGAAAGCCAGTACCGTATCCTGGAGCTCGGCTCGCCGGTCGGGATCTTCCGCACCGACCCGGAGGGGCGCTGCACCGGCGTCAACGAGCGCTGGTGCGAAATGGCCGGCGCCCGGCCGGAGCAGGCGCTCGGCAATGGCTGGACCGATTTCCTTCATCCGGAGGACTACGACCGGGTCTTCTCCGAATGGCGTCGCAGCGCCCTTGAGAACCGGCCTTTCCGTTTAGAATACCGCTTCCGCACGCCGTCGGGCAAAACCACCTGGGTGCTGGGCGAATCCCTGGTTGAGCGGAACGATACGGGAGAGATCACCGGTTTCGTCGGCACCACCACGGACATAACCGCGAACAAGCTGCTGGAACGCCAGCTGATCGACGCCGAGGAACAGCTGGCCCGCGCGATGGCCGCCGGACGCATGTTCGCCTTCGACTGGGACATCGGGACCGACGAAGTGCGCAGGAGCGAAGGCTGCGCGGCGATCCTCGGCCTGGAGGGGAATGCGACGGCGGATACCGGACGGAACTTCTTCGCCACCGTCCATCCAGAGGATCGCGCGGAGTTCGCCGCCGCCGTGGCCCGGCTGGAGCCTGCTTCCCCGAACTACACCGTCTCCTACAGATACCAGCGCCCCGACGGCGCGGTGGCCTGGCTCGAGGAATCCGCAGCGGCCGTTTTCGATCGGGACGGCCGCAAGGTCCGCCTGACCGGGATCACCGCCGACGTCACCGCCCGCAAGCAGGTCGAGGCGGCGTTGCGGGAGAGCGAGGAACGCCTGCGCTTCGCGCTCGACGCCGCCGCGGTCGGCATCTGGCAGATGGACGTGACGGACACCCGCATGGCCTGGAACGATATCCAGTACCGCCTCTTCGGGATCGACCCGGCCACGCCCGCGCCGAGCCTCAATGCGTTCGGGGCACTGATCGACCCCAAGGATCGCGCCACCCTGCTGGACCGGATAGACCAGGCCGTCCGGACGGGCCGGGGGTTCGAGCTGGATTTCCGCGTCCGGCGCCCTCCGGATCCGCTCCGGCAAGGGGAGGAGGTCCGCTGGCTGTCGATCCGGTGCGGCGTGCAGCGGAATGCGGCCGGCAAACCAGAGCGCATCATCGGGGTCAATTGGGACGTCACCGAGCGCAAGACCGCCGAGGCCATCCTGCGGGACAGCAACGCGGCCCTGGAGGCGCGCGTCGCCGAGCGCACCCGCGCGCTGACCGACGCCGCCCGGGAACTCACGGCGGAGATCCGCCGGCGGGAAGAGACCCAGGCGGCGCTGCTGCAGTCCCAGAAGCTGGAAGCGCTGGGCCAGCTGGTCAGCGGCGTCTCGCACGACTTCAACAACATCCTGGCTGTCATCCAGAGCAGCTACAGCCTGCTCAGGCGGCGGATCGACGTTCCGGAGCAGGTCAGGATCCTCGACCTGGGGGAGCAGGCTGTGGTCCGCGCGACCGGCCTGATCCATCACCTGCTGGCCTTCGCCCGGCGGGAGGAGACGCAGCCGGCCCTGGTCGATTTGGCCGCGATCCTGCGCGAAAGCGAGGACATGATCTGCCACACCGCGGGCAGCGGGGTGCGTTGCGCCTTCGACCTCCAGGACGATCTCTGGCCGGTGATCGTCGACCCCTCGCGCCTGAACGCGGTCCTGCTGAACCTAGCGGCCAATGCCCGGGACGCCATGCCGAACGGCGGCGAGCTGGAGATATCGGCCCGGAACCTTCCCGCCGACGAGCGCACGGGATCGCGGGAGGGAATCCTCATCTCCGTGAAGGACAGCGGCGTGGGCATGACTCCGGAAGTGGTCGCCCGGGCGTCGGAGCCCTTCTTCACCACCAAGCCGCGCGGCAGGGGCACCGGCCTGGGCCTCGCCTCCGCCCATGCCCTGACCACGCAGTCCGGCGGCAAGCTGCGCATCCTCAGCGCCATCGGGACCGGTACGACGATCGAACTGCACCTGCCGCGCGCCCAGATCTCGGCGCACAAGGACGAGCAACTGCCGGACGCCGGGGCTGCCCCGCCGGAAGGCGCCACGATCCTGCTGGTGGACGACGACGACAGCCTCCGGGCGCTGACAGCGCACCTGCTGCGCGATCTCGGCTACGCCGTGATCGAGGCCCGGAGCGCCGAGACCGCGATCGCGCTGGCGCATCTCACGGACCCGCTGGACCTCGTCGTGACCGACATCATGATGCCGGGCGACTCCGGCCCGGTGCTGGGGACCCGGCTCCGGCTCGACCGGCCGAACCTGCCGGTCCTGTTCATCAGCGGCGACCGCGAGGACACCGTTCCGGACGGCGAGCGGCTGCTCCGGAAGCCGTTCAGCAAGGCACAGCTTGCCGAGGCGGTCCTGGAACGGCTGGGCCGCCTTCCGCCGGCACTTCAGGCAGAACCCGCGGCGGCGGACAAGCTGCGCAACCGGTTGAGGAGTCCCCGCCTGCGCGATGCCTATGACCGCTGGAAGAAGGCCCGGGCCACGGACGGCGGCCTGCCGGGGCCTGATCTTTTCCCACCCGACGACGGGTCCGTGGCCGACAACGGCTTCCTGGTCGAAGTGATCGGCAGCGGCCGCACCGGGGAGTTCCGCTACCTGCGGATCGGCGACGAACTCGCCCGGAGGCTGGGCCGGCCGTTGGTCGGCGAACTGGTCGATGATGGCGGAGAAGAGCTTGGCTCCGCCGGCGCCTCGTACCGCCGGTGCATCGAATCGGAATCGCCCTCCTACGAATATGCCCGCTACGCGCTTGCCGACGCGGCGCCGCTGCTGTTCGAACGGCTGCTGCTGCCCCTCTCGTCGGACGGCACCCTGGTGACCCACATCCTGGGCATCGCCTGTTTCACCGATCTCACGGGTCCCGACGCCCAACAACGGAGCAGGCCATGA
- a CDS encoding efflux RND transporter permease subunit translates to MIAWFARHPTAANLLMLFLLVIGLVTAPSLRRETFPDFTLSQVQIQVPYPGASAEEVEEAVCQRIEDAVAGVSGVDEVRCESREGLAAAIIDMVEGGNPDRFLEDVKAEVEAITTFPDLVERPVIKRLNLTDRVVSIAITGPMSVPDLKIYAEGVRERLLRLPEVSEATLTGFSQRQIRVELDQGALRAHGLSVADVAGIIGRQSLDQPAGTLETAERSLTVRFADERRTVRQLADLVVIGGTGGGEVRLGAIAAITERFELDEAKTLFDGKRAAMLRVTKTKQQDTLRVMAAVRGFVEQELRSAPPGVGYALTQDVSSIVQDRLDMLTGNAFQGIALVFLSMWLFFSLRYSFWVAMGLPVALAGTVFAMQFMGLSINMITMVGLLIALGLLMDDAIVIAENVATKLAAGLPPMEAVIDGTREVASGVFASYVTTVCVFGPLILMQGDIGKVMAVLPVVLIIALTVSIVEAFLILPHHLAKSIPPGGERRNAVRVHLDRGFDFVRDRLLGGLVDRAVEWRYLTLGLVICAVLVSAAMLAGGTVKFRAFPQIDGNVLEARILLPQGTPLARTEEVVDRVTEALDRVTAHLAPRQPDGAALVRAVTVRFNENQDAYETGPHLASVSADLLTAERRDGTIDEITALWRAEIGPLPDVLALTFKEAQVGPGGLPIDIRLAGGDLDRLKAASLELQDWLGRYRGVEDLSDDLRPGKPEMGLRLREGIFGQGLDSAALAAQLRAAYFGQTAAELQVGSESIEVDVRLAAADRTTLADLEDFPVTLPDGGQAPLRSIAVLEPDRGYARIGRIDGRRTVIVRGEIDTRIANANEVIADTRARFLPELRARYPEVDITLEGQEREQGKTGDSLKRGFMIGLFGIFVLLSLQFRSYVEPVIVMVAIPMALIGVVWGHWLAGFDVSMPSMIGFVSLAGIVVNDSILLVEFVKLRAREGRDVVSAARIASRQRFRAVLLTSLTTIAGLLPLLAERSLQAQVLQPLVVSLVFGLLASTVLVLVVVPSLYAILHDFGLTALAREDREAAAGITAVG, encoded by the coding sequence ATGATCGCCTGGTTCGCCCGCCACCCGACCGCCGCCAACCTGCTGATGCTGTTCCTGCTGGTGATCGGGCTGGTCACGGCGCCGTCGCTGCGGCGGGAGACCTTCCCCGACTTCACCCTCAGCCAGGTGCAGATCCAGGTCCCCTACCCCGGCGCCAGCGCGGAGGAGGTCGAGGAGGCCGTCTGCCAGCGCATCGAGGACGCGGTCGCCGGCGTCAGCGGCGTGGACGAGGTCCGCTGCGAATCGCGCGAGGGGCTGGCCGCCGCGATCATCGACATGGTCGAGGGCGGCAATCCCGACCGTTTCCTGGAGGACGTCAAGGCCGAGGTCGAGGCGATCACCACCTTCCCCGACCTGGTCGAGCGGCCGGTGATCAAGCGGCTCAACCTGACCGACCGGGTGGTGTCGATTGCCATCACCGGCCCGATGTCGGTGCCCGACCTGAAGATCTACGCCGAGGGCGTGCGCGAGCGCCTGCTGCGCCTGCCCGAGGTGTCCGAAGCGACGCTGACCGGCTTCTCCCAGCGCCAGATCCGGGTTGAGCTGGATCAGGGCGCGCTCCGCGCCCACGGGCTGAGCGTCGCCGACGTCGCCGGCATCATCGGCCGCCAGAGCCTGGACCAGCCGGCCGGCACCCTGGAGACGGCGGAGCGCAGCCTGACCGTCCGGTTCGCCGACGAGCGGCGGACCGTGCGCCAGCTCGCCGACCTCGTGGTGATCGGCGGGACCGGCGGCGGCGAGGTGCGGCTGGGCGCCATCGCGGCGATCACCGAACGGTTCGAGCTGGACGAGGCCAAGACCCTGTTCGACGGCAAACGCGCCGCCATGCTCCGCGTGACCAAGACCAAGCAGCAGGACACGCTGCGGGTCATGGCCGCGGTCCGCGGCTTCGTCGAGCAGGAGCTGCGCTCCGCCCCTCCCGGCGTCGGCTACGCGCTGACCCAGGACGTCTCCTCGATCGTGCAGGACCGGCTGGACATGCTGACCGGCAACGCGTTCCAGGGGATCGCGCTGGTCTTCCTGTCCATGTGGCTGTTCTTCAGCCTACGCTATTCCTTCTGGGTCGCCATGGGCCTGCCGGTGGCGCTGGCCGGCACCGTCTTCGCCATGCAGTTCATGGGCCTGTCGATCAACATGATCACCATGGTGGGCCTGCTGATCGCGCTGGGCCTGCTGATGGACGACGCCATCGTGATCGCCGAGAACGTGGCCACCAAGCTTGCCGCCGGGCTGCCGCCGATGGAGGCGGTGATCGACGGCACGCGCGAGGTCGCCTCGGGGGTTTTCGCCTCCTACGTGACCACGGTATGCGTGTTCGGGCCGCTGATCCTGATGCAGGGCGACATCGGCAAGGTGATGGCGGTCCTTCCGGTGGTGCTGATCATCGCGCTGACGGTCAGCATCGTCGAGGCCTTCCTGATCCTGCCGCACCATCTGGCGAAGAGCATCCCGCCCGGCGGCGAGCGGCGGAACGCGGTGCGGGTCCACCTCGACCGCGGGTTCGACTTCGTGCGCGACCGGCTGCTCGGCGGCCTGGTGGACCGGGCGGTCGAGTGGCGCTACCTGACGCTCGGGCTGGTGATCTGCGCGGTGCTGGTGTCGGCCGCCATGCTGGCCGGCGGCACCGTCAAGTTCCGGGCCTTCCCGCAGATCGACGGCAACGTGCTGGAGGCGCGCATCCTGCTGCCCCAGGGCACGCCGCTGGCCCGGACCGAGGAGGTGGTGGACCGGGTGACCGAGGCGCTGGACCGCGTCACGGCGCATCTCGCCCCGCGCCAGCCCGACGGCGCCGCCCTGGTGCGGGCGGTAACCGTGCGTTTCAACGAGAACCAGGACGCCTACGAGACCGGGCCGCACCTCGCCTCGGTCTCCGCCGACCTGCTGACGGCCGAGCGGCGGGACGGCACGATCGACGAGATCACCGCCCTGTGGCGGGCCGAGATCGGTCCCCTGCCCGACGTGCTGGCGCTGACCTTCAAGGAGGCGCAGGTCGGCCCCGGCGGCCTGCCGATCGACATAAGGCTGGCCGGCGGCGACCTGGACCGGCTGAAGGCGGCCTCCCTGGAACTCCAGGACTGGCTGGGCCGCTACCGGGGCGTCGAGGACCTGTCCGACGACCTGCGCCCCGGCAAGCCGGAAATGGGGCTCCGCCTGCGCGAAGGCATCTTCGGCCAGGGGCTCGACTCGGCGGCTCTGGCGGCCCAGCTCCGGGCGGCCTATTTCGGCCAGACCGCGGCGGAGCTTCAGGTCGGCAGCGAATCGATCGAGGTCGATGTCCGGCTGGCCGCGGCCGACCGAACCACCCTGGCCGACCTGGAGGATTTCCCGGTCACCCTGCCCGACGGCGGCCAGGCGCCGCTGCGCTCGATCGCGGTGCTGGAGCCGGACCGCGGCTATGCCCGGATCGGCCGGATCGACGGCCGGCGCACCGTGATCGTCCGGGGCGAGATCGACACCCGGATCGCCAACGCCAACGAGGTGATCGCGGACACCCGCGCCCGCTTCCTGCCCGAGCTGCGCGCCCGCTACCCGGAGGTCGACATCACGCTGGAAGGCCAGGAGCGGGAGCAGGGCAAGACCGGCGACAGCCTCAAGCGCGGCTTCATGATCGGCCTGTTCGGCATCTTCGTGCTGCTGAGCCTTCAGTTCCGCAGCTATGTCGAGCCGGTCATCGTCATGGTCGCGATCCCGATGGCGCTGATCGGCGTGGTCTGGGGACACTGGCTCGCCGGCTTCGACGTCTCCATGCCGAGCATGATCGGCTTCGTCTCGCTGGCCGGCATCGTGGTCAACGACTCGATCCTGCTGGTCGAGTTCGTCAAGCTCCGCGCGCGGGAAGGACGCGACGTCGTGTCGGCCGCCCGGATCGCCAGCCGCCAGCGCTTCCGCGCGGTGCTGCTGACCTCGCTGACCACCATCGCCGGGCTGCTGCCGCTGCTGGCCGAGCGCAGCCTCCAGGCCCAGGTGCTCCAGCCGCTGGTGGTCAGCCTGGTGTTCGGCCTGCTGGCGTCCACCGTGCTGGTGCTGGTGGTGGTCCCGTCGCTTTACGCGATCCTGCACGATTTCGGACTGACCGCCCTGGCCCGGGAGGACCGCGAGGCGGCCGCGGGGATCACGGCGGTCGGATGA
- a CDS encoding efflux RND transporter periplasmic adaptor subunit: MSASRPGEDRVPAPGATGRSWWRRLLIVPPVLLGAFVLVTFARDKAVPVQVERAETARPARVIEVAALPVAPRATGFGPVRPDRVWTAIAQVGGTVVEIHPELKRGALLPAGALLVRIDPADYELAIARMEAQQRSTEAQIRELDVREANLRQAVAIEREALAVATQDVERKRNLSASGAGSQSALDQALNSMLAQRQRLQGQQTSLDLIPSQRDQLRATAALQDSQLSEARLALERTEIRMPFAGRINEVSVERGQYAAPGTQLAGADGIELAEVAAQVPLDRLRPLVAGLLGGGSVEPDRGLPPLDKLGLEAVVRLRTGTLSAEWPARFARMGDGVDPKTRTIEVMVVVDQPYAKAIPGIRPPLTKGMFVEVELRAPPGPPVPVIPRAALQPGDHVHVATRDDRLEIRRVTVADAHGGFIAIAEGLKPGERVVISDLIPAVEGMLLAPLRDEAAESGLARDAAAAPPMH, translated from the coding sequence ATGTCCGCCAGCCGGCCCGGAGAAGACCGGGTCCCCGCACCGGGGGCGACGGGCAGGTCATGGTGGCGCCGCCTCCTGATCGTCCCGCCCGTCCTGCTCGGCGCCTTCGTCCTCGTCACCTTCGCCCGCGACAAGGCGGTGCCCGTCCAGGTCGAGCGGGCCGAGACCGCGCGGCCGGCGCGGGTGATCGAGGTAGCGGCCCTGCCCGTGGCCCCGCGCGCCACGGGCTTCGGCCCGGTGCGCCCCGACCGGGTCTGGACCGCCATCGCCCAGGTCGGCGGCACCGTCGTCGAGATCCATCCCGAATTGAAACGCGGCGCCTTGCTTCCCGCCGGCGCCCTGCTGGTGCGGATCGACCCCGCCGACTACGAGCTGGCGATCGCCCGGATGGAGGCGCAGCAGCGCTCCACCGAGGCGCAGATCCGGGAACTGGACGTCCGCGAGGCCAACCTCCGCCAGGCGGTCGCGATCGAGCGCGAGGCGCTGGCCGTCGCCACCCAGGACGTGGAGCGCAAGCGCAACCTGTCCGCCTCGGGCGCCGGCAGCCAGTCGGCGCTCGACCAGGCGCTCAACTCGATGCTGGCCCAGCGCCAGCGGCTCCAGGGCCAGCAGACCTCGCTCGACCTGATCCCCAGCCAGCGCGACCAGCTGCGGGCAACGGCGGCCCTCCAGGACTCGCAGCTGTCCGAGGCCCGGCTGGCGCTGGAGCGGACGGAGATCCGCATGCCCTTTGCCGGCCGGATCAACGAGGTCTCGGTGGAACGCGGGCAGTACGCGGCGCCCGGCACCCAGCTCGCCGGCGCCGACGGGATCGAGCTGGCCGAGGTGGCGGCCCAGGTGCCGCTGGACCGGCTGCGGCCGCTCGTCGCCGGGCTGCTCGGCGGCGGCTCGGTCGAGCCCGACCGCGGCCTGCCGCCGCTGGACAAGCTGGGGCTGGAGGCGGTGGTCCGGCTGCGCACCGGCACCCTGTCGGCCGAGTGGCCCGCCCGTTTCGCCCGCATGGGCGACGGCGTCGATCCCAAGACGCGCACGATCGAGGTGATGGTCGTGGTGGACCAGCCCTACGCCAAGGCGATTCCCGGGATCCGGCCGCCGCTGACCAAGGGCATGTTCGTCGAGGTCGAGCTGAGGGCTCCCCCCGGCCCGCCGGTGCCGGTCATCCCCCGGGCGGCCCTGCAGCCCGGGGACCATGTCCATGTCGCCACCCGGGACGACCGGCTGGAAATCCGCCGCGTCACGGTCGCCGACGCCCATGGCGGCTTCATAGCGATTGCGGAAGGATTGAAGCCGGGCGAGCGCGTGGTGATCTCCGACCTGATCCCGGCGGTGGAGGGCATGCTGCTGGCGCCGCTCCGCGACGAGGCCGCCGAGTCCGGCCTCGCGCGGGATGCCGCCGCCGCACCCCCGATGCATTGA